The following DNA comes from Malania oleifera isolate guangnan ecotype guangnan chromosome 12, ASM2987363v1, whole genome shotgun sequence.
GTGATTGATTGGAACTTTGAAGCTTGTGGTATGGTACAAAATACATTAGGCGTACCGCATTTTCTTCTCCTGTTAAGCAATCCGCCGCCGGTGGTTGGACCACCGGCGTCACCTCCCTTCATCCCACCTCCTACGCCGTCTCCACGAACTTCTCTATACTTCCTCTCCATCTCCCCAAGCTTCAACCCTACTCTGCTCCCCTCCAATGGCGAACCCAAACCTTTCCAACTCTCCGATCGACCCAAACAGCGGCTTCTCCTCCGAAACCCTAATCTACCACAGCCTCCGACCCCACGTTCCTCTCCCTCCCCAAACCATTCCCCTGTCCGTCTGCCAgttcgctctctctctcctctcccgcCAAACCTCCGCCGGCCCCGCCGGCTTCATCGACGCTGCAACCGGCACCCGCATTCCCTACTCCGAACTCCCCCGCCGCACCGAAACCCTAGCCGCCTTCTTGCAGAATCGAGTCGGTCTCTCCAGAGGGGACTCGGCCTTCGTCCTCTCCCCGAACTCGATTCGCGTCCCGGTTCTCTACCTCTCCCTCTTCTCCCTCGGCGTCATCGTCTCCCCGTCCAACCCCGCCGCCACGGAGTCCGAGATCGCTGGCCAAATCCAGCTCTGCAAGCCGGCTATCGCTTTCGCCACTTCTGAAACGGTCCGCAAGCTCCCCTCCCTCCGGCTCCGGACGATTCTCCTCGACTCGCCCGAGTTCGACTCCGCGATGATGAGTCCGGGCGAGAAGCTGAACCCAGTCCGCGTGGCTCAGTCCAACACCGCGGCAATTCTCTACTCGTCGGGTACGACCGGGCGAGTGAAGGGCGTCGAGTTGACTCACCGGAATTGGATATCGACTGTAGCCGCCGCGCATGCGGTTCGCCCGGTGAGGACGCGTCCGGTGGTGTCTTTGTGTGCGGTTCCGTATTTCCACGTGTACGGTTTTGCGTACTGTGTGAGGGCGGTGGCTTTGGGAGAGAGTGTGGTGTCAATGGAGAGATTTGATCTGCGGTTGATGATGAGAGCGATTGAGGGGTTGAGGGTGACCCACGTGGCAGTGGCCCCACCTATAGTCGTCGCGATGCTGAGGGATGATCATGGTGATTTGATGGACGGCTA
Coding sequences within:
- the LOC131144714 gene encoding 4-coumarate--CoA ligase-like 9 isoform X1, encoding MANPNLSNSPIDPNSGFSSETLIYHSLRPHVPLPPQTIPLSVCQFALSLLSRQTSAGPAGFIDAATGTRIPYSELPRRTETLAAFLQNRVGLSRGDSAFVLSPNSIRVPVLYLSLFSLGVIVSPSNPAATESEIAGQIQLCKPAIAFATSETVRKLPSLRLRTILLDSPEFDSAMMSPGEKLNPVRVAQSNTAAILYSSGTTGRVKGVELTHRNWISTVAAAHAVRPVRTRPVVSLCAVPYFHVYGFAYCVRAVALGESVVSMERFDLRLMMRAIEGLRVTHVAVAPPIVVAMLRDDHGDLMDGYDLSSLEVVACGGALLQRSVIERFKKRFPNVQMAQAYGLTESTAGVYRTMGPKESQVIGAVGRLMSNCQAKIVDPDTDTGLPPHKQGELWLRGPSIMKGYVDDQEATAAILDSEGWLRTGDICYIDNEGFLFFVDRMKELIKYKGYQVAPAELEHMLQTHPDIVEAAVIPYPDEEAGQVPVAFAVRQSESTTDESQIKDFIAKKVAPYKKIRRVYFIHSIPKNAPGKVLRKELIKLAISNATSSL
- the LOC131144714 gene encoding 4-coumarate--CoA ligase-like 9 isoform X2; its protein translation is MANPNLSNSPIDPNSGFSSETLIYHSLRPHVPLPPQTIPLSVCQFALSLLSRQTSAGPAGFIDAATGTRIPYSELPRRTETLAAFLQNRVGLSRGDSAFVLSPNSIRVPVLYLSLFSLGVIVSPSNPAATESEIAGQIQLCKPAIAFATSETVRKLPSLRLRTILLDSPEFDSAMMSPGEKLNPVRVAQSNTAAILYSSGTTGRVKGVELTHRNWISTVAAAHAVRPVRTRPVVSLCAVPYFHVYGFAYCVRAVALGESVVSMERFDLRLMMRAIEGLRVTHVAVAPPIVVAMLRDDHGDLMDGYDLSSLEVVACGGALLQRSVIERFKKRFPNVQMAQAYGLTESTAGVYRTMGPKESQVIGAVGRLMSNCQAKIVDPDTDTGLPPHKQGELWLRGPSIMKGYVDDQEATAAILDSEGWLRTGDICYIDNEGFLFFVDRMKELIKYKGYQVAPAELEHMLQTHPDIVEAAVIPYVLFAHYSKVILMRKQVKFLWLLR